TGAATGTCAGGACTTTTCTTTGAATTGACAGATTTAGTGGCATTGCTTCGATGGTCTAGTGTTGCGGTACATTCTGCTGTTATACTGAACGCTCGGATTCGATCAGCGGGTCAGATAGTAATATTGTGTTTCTTATCATAACACTGCTGGCTCAATGCTGGGTATAAATTCTGATACACCTTAAAAAGGAAGCCCACCCTTGAAAAGACAGAAGACGTGATGCCGTGAtcgtatgtatttttagtgggggctttcatttcattaaatattaaaagcaataaaaaatatagacatcatatttattaaatgaaatcattttgCTAATATCAGGGACACGTGTCGCACGGTCTGACGCGACTCTTCCTGCATTCAGTCCTTTCATAGTCAGCCAAGTTTACATAGTAACTGTACACCACGATGAAGAAATAGATTTCTAGTACTGAAAAACAAACAATCTTtaaaatggataagttgtttGATGCGAATACAATAATTACCTATAAAACAATTCAGGCACAATTAATCTACGCTGGTAGTTAAATAAATAGCGTTTTATTCCGACCAGCCATACCAGATAAGTTCTAAAGAGAATGAACCTTGGGGTTTCCTATATTAGAACTTACTGATAAACATCAACATGCCCAAATACCATCCGATAAGCAGCTTGTGAATCAGACACAGGACGAAAATACAAATGATCTCGGTGAGCCAGGACACGAAGCGACATATCAGATACGGCTCTAAGAGACGAGACTGCTCCTAGAATTAGATAAAGATATGTTAAATTTGAGTGGTTTGTCAATATTCTAAAACAAGCTtcgattatttaatttttttcatgagGAATATCCTCTTGGATCGCTACGCGTTTAAGCAAGGTAGATGTGGCATGCAAAATTTTCAGAATGACTTCAGGACCTTATATATCTTTCATATGATACTTACACAATACAGACCCActattaagtaataagtatgaCCAAACAGAAAGGCCTCGCCGATGACTAAAGCCACAAACGTTACGTAAACTGTCAAAGCGTTATCCTCAGTAATTGTTTCCTTTTTCTGGATCAGGAGCGTTCCTACTGGTAGTCTATGGCTCGTGAATACTTCTAAAATGGCAACGATGAAGAATAGTAGACAGAAGAGCGATCGAAGCTGGAAATCATAAGAAAATTAAGTCTTCGTGTATGATTATCCGCAGTT
The nucleotide sequence above comes from Manduca sexta isolate Smith_Timp_Sample1 chromosome 11, JHU_Msex_v1.0, whole genome shotgun sequence. Encoded proteins:
- the LOC115447216 gene encoding uncharacterized protein LOC115447216, producing MCIIKINLPNIESFLLLYSLKCGCIVILAWTFLRSLFCLLFFIVAILEVFTSHRLPVGTLLIQKKETITEDNALTVYVTFVALVIGEAFLFGHTYYLIVGLYCEQSRLLEPYLICRFVSWLTEIICIFVLCLIHKLLIGWYLGMLMFIILEIYFFIVVYSYYVNLADYERTECRKSRVRPCDTCP